The following proteins are encoded in a genomic region of Galbibacter sp. BG1:
- a CDS encoding DMT family transporter, with product MNWIILIIAGLFEVGFATCLGKAKHAEGNTAHLWYGGFIVCLAISMLLLIKATETLPIGTAYAVWTGIGAVGTVLVGVIIFNEPADFWRLFFITTLIISLVGLKFVSH from the coding sequence TTGAATTGGATTATTTTAATTATAGCCGGCCTCTTTGAGGTCGGCTTTGCTACATGTTTAGGCAAGGCTAAGCACGCAGAAGGAAACACAGCCCATTTATGGTATGGTGGTTTTATAGTATGCTTAGCCATCAGCATGCTATTGCTTATAAAGGCCACCGAGACTTTACCCATTGGTACCGCTTATGCCGTTTGGACTGGAATTGGTGCAGTGGGAACCGTATTGGTTGGTGTTATTATTTTTAATGAACCAGCTGATTTTTGGAGACTTTTCTTTATTACCACCTTGATAATCTCCCTAGTAGGATTAAAGTTTGTTTCCCATTAA
- a CDS encoding DUF4184 family protein — MPFTFSHPAIVLPLNYLPKKWFSLTGLVIGSITPDFEYFLRMRIESNYSHTIAGIFWFDLPLGLLLAFIFHQIVRDSLLDNLPIVLKSRFFRFKKFNWINSFKRNWFAIIISILIGAVSHIFWDSFTHHNGYFVQKIPILLNSIEILGKPIYILKILQHSSTLVGGCIIALVIYRLPREFGISANVNLKFWLILIGLTFIITLIRIFSGLDIKQYGNVIATAISAGIISLILTPLILKKQTHTKKV, encoded by the coding sequence ATGCCATTTACTTTCTCACATCCAGCAATAGTTTTACCATTAAATTACTTGCCTAAAAAATGGTTTTCGTTAACTGGATTAGTAATCGGAAGTATAACCCCTGATTTTGAATATTTTTTAAGGATGAGAATTGAAAGTAATTATAGCCATACAATTGCTGGGATTTTTTGGTTCGACTTACCATTAGGACTTTTACTAGCTTTTATTTTTCATCAGATTGTTCGAGACAGCTTATTGGACAATTTACCTATTGTTTTAAAGTCAAGATTTTTTCGCTTTAAAAAGTTTAATTGGATTAATAGCTTTAAAAGAAATTGGTTTGCAATTATAATTTCTATTTTAATTGGTGCAGTTTCACATATTTTTTGGGATAGTTTTACCCATCACAATGGATATTTCGTTCAAAAAATCCCAATATTATTGAACAGCATTGAAATTCTAGGCAAGCCAATATATATTTTGAAAATTCTACAACATTCGAGTACGTTAGTTGGTGGGTGCATTATCGCCTTAGTTATATATCGATTACCAAGAGAGTTTGGAATTAGTGCAAATGTTAATCTTAAATTCTGGCTGATTTTAATCGGGCTAACATTTATAATCACATTAATTAGGATTTTTAGTGGACTTGACATCAAACAATACGGAAATGTTATCGCAACTGCAATTTCAGCGGGAATTATAAGTTTGATTTTGACCCCCTTAATTTTAAAAAAACAAACTCATACAAAAAAGGTATAA
- a CDS encoding DUF2092 domain-containing protein: protein MKKYLVVLSFLSFQLGFSQEIAVVDSAAIDKLDKMGAYIGTLNSCKFFLERSVDENDLYGLQKHYYTDEIAMFGPDKMMVKSRGTLHNKDYYYNGKNFVYYSAGENNYVILPAPDNIISMIDSIHTHFGVRFPAADVFYPSLTDDLIADFPVILYLGEDKIAGKECSQILASNDKMNVQLWIENKEKPLPIKLVIIHKDKQQNQYEATFTKWEINPKVDNAMFDFVPPENARKISIMSKSK from the coding sequence TTGCTGTAGTAGATTCTGCCGCCATCGACAAATTAGATAAAATGGGAGCTTACATTGGAACCCTAAATTCCTGTAAATTCTTTTTAGAACGGTCTGTGGATGAAAATGACCTTTATGGTCTTCAAAAACATTATTATACCGATGAAATCGCCATGTTTGGACCAGACAAAATGATGGTGAAAAGCAGGGGCACTCTGCACAACAAGGATTATTATTATAATGGAAAGAACTTTGTTTACTACTCTGCCGGTGAAAACAATTATGTAATATTACCTGCACCCGACAACATCATCTCCATGATAGACAGTATACACACTCATTTTGGGGTGCGATTTCCTGCTGCCGATGTTTTCTATCCCAGCTTAACGGACGATCTTATCGCAGATTTTCCAGTAATACTTTATTTGGGGGAAGATAAAATAGCGGGTAAAGAATGTTCCCAAATACTGGCATCGAACGATAAAATGAATGTACAGCTTTGGATTGAAAATAAAGAAAAACCACTACCCATAAAACTGGTCATTATACACAAAGACAAGCAACAAAACCAATATGAGGCCACCTTTACCAAATGGGAAATAAACCCTAAAGTAGACAACGCTATGTTTGATTTTGTGCCTCCGGAAAATGCGAGAAAAATTAGCATCATGTCCAAATCCAAATAA
- a CDS encoding Dabb family protein: protein MKLNFSLLIAVLLTVVITSCNETKSSEMITHSVFFKLKHPKGSEAEKAFIEKATALQSIPTVKNMKAVKEIGKKNDFDWGLTMQFETQEDYDTYNNHPDHVNFVENVWKKEVVDFMEIDYIAN from the coding sequence ATGAAGTTAAACTTTTCCCTTTTAATAGCGGTACTCTTAACAGTAGTTATAACAAGTTGCAATGAAACTAAATCCAGCGAAATGATTACCCACAGTGTCTTTTTTAAGTTAAAACATCCAAAAGGATCAGAAGCGGAAAAAGCTTTTATTGAAAAAGCAACCGCATTACAATCCATCCCCACCGTTAAAAACATGAAAGCCGTTAAGGAAATTGGAAAAAAGAATGATTTTGATTGGGGACTCACCATGCAATTTGAAACTCAAGAAGATTACGACACCTACAATAACCACCCAGACCATGTAAATTTCGTTGAGAATGTTTGGAAAAAAGAGGTAGTAGACTTTATGGAGATTGATTATATAGCGAATTGA
- a CDS encoding DUF6515 family protein, whose protein sequence is MNTLIKNIISLGKVLLFTVLLTLPLSSLEAQRFGHGASRGGGGFSKPSGGRSINGGFQKQPNRNFSSSRPSTMPSTRPSTKPSFSNSGSRDISRPSTSKPKIDRGNTNIKNNHNRDFSNSKVVNKPRTKNNVNIDNSRRNNVNVRNNNININNRHTVVVANPRPYRRPPYRYGGFGYYCYHPYYYHPFRPFYWGPIWHPWGFFIASMATTAIIVSIENQNYYYDQGNYYNKVEDGYTVIQAPVGATIKVLPDGYEVVSEGGEGGTTNNYYYGGAYYEKSDDGYTVVPPTAGTVVENLPEGAEEVRIGDQTYVKYGETYYQPVKVDGKNQYEVADVKQEDE, encoded by the coding sequence ATGAATACACTCATAAAAAACATAATTTCGTTAGGCAAGGTACTACTGTTTACAGTGCTCTTAACCCTACCATTATCCTCATTAGAAGCACAACGGTTTGGCCATGGAGCAAGTCGAGGGGGTGGTGGCTTTTCTAAACCTTCAGGAGGCCGTTCCATAAATGGAGGTTTTCAAAAACAGCCAAACAGAAATTTTTCTTCTTCTAGGCCTTCTACCATGCCCAGCACAAGACCTTCTACAAAACCTTCTTTTAGCAATAGTGGTAGCCGTGATATTTCGAGGCCAAGTACGAGTAAGCCTAAAATTGATAGAGGAAACACCAATATTAAAAACAACCACAATCGAGATTTCTCCAATTCCAAAGTGGTTAATAAACCTCGAACAAAAAATAATGTAAATATTGACAATAGCCGTAGAAATAATGTGAACGTACGAAATAATAATATTAACATTAACAATCGGCACACAGTGGTGGTTGCCAATCCAAGACCATACCGCCGACCTCCATATAGGTATGGTGGTTTTGGCTATTATTGTTACCACCCTTATTACTACCATCCCTTTAGGCCCTTTTATTGGGGGCCTATCTGGCATCCTTGGGGGTTCTTTATAGCTTCCATGGCCACCACAGCTATTATTGTTAGTATTGAAAATCAAAATTATTATTACGATCAAGGAAATTATTACAACAAGGTTGAAGATGGCTACACCGTTATACAGGCTCCCGTGGGTGCAACTATAAAAGTACTGCCAGACGGTTACGAAGTAGTTTCTGAAGGTGGGGAAGGTGGCACAACCAATAATTATTATTACGGAGGTGCATACTATGAAAAGTCGGATGATGGTTATACAGTAGTTCCTCCAACAGCCGGTACCGTTGTGGAAAATTTACCAGAAGGCGCCGAGGAAGTCCGCATTGGAGACCAGACCTACGTAAAATATGGAGAGACATACTACCAACCAGTTAAAGTAGACGGCAAAAACCAATATGAAGTTGCCGATGTTAAGCAAGAAGACGAATAA